From one Pirellulales bacterium genomic stretch:
- a CDS encoding inorganic phosphate transporter, whose protein sequence is MSTSLWQAVSDLSLQHQIFFGVALLIAFGFEFINGFHDTANAVTTVIYTGTLRPTPAVLYSGFCNFLGVLLGGTAVAFAIVNLLPVDLLIESSSLRSIVMVISLLLAGVVWNLGTWWYGLPVSSSHTLIGSILGVGLANSLITRGDMSGVNWHKATEVGLSLLISPIIGLTSAACLLLLMKRVFKNPSLYRPPGEGDNPPHWIRAVCWPLAGASAWRTDRTTAKKEWG, encoded by the coding sequence GTGAGCACATCACTTTGGCAAGCGGTCAGCGACCTTTCTCTGCAACATCAAATCTTCTTTGGTGTTGCGCTGTTGATTGCCTTTGGATTCGAGTTTATCAACGGCTTTCACGATACGGCAAACGCGGTCACCACGGTTATTTACACCGGCACGCTGCGACCGACTCCGGCCGTACTCTATTCGGGTTTCTGCAATTTTCTAGGTGTGCTGCTCGGCGGCACAGCCGTGGCCTTCGCCATCGTCAACCTGCTGCCCGTTGACCTGCTGATCGAGAGCTCCTCGTTGCGATCGATCGTAATGGTGATCTCACTGCTATTAGCTGGCGTGGTTTGGAATCTTGGCACCTGGTGGTACGGGCTGCCGGTTTCCAGCTCGCACACGTTGATCGGATCTATCCTGGGTGTGGGCCTGGCCAACAGCTTGATAACGCGCGGCGATATGTCCGGCGTGAATTGGCATAAGGCCACAGAGGTCGGCCTTTCGCTGTTGATTTCACCCATCATCGGGCTAACCTCGGCAGCCTGTTTGCTGCTGTTAATGAAGCGCGTCTTCAAGAACCCCAGTCTGTATCGCCCACCCGGGGAGGGGGACAATCCTCCCCATTGGATTCGCGCGGTCTGCTGGCCACTTGCGGGGGCGTCAGCCTGGCGCACGGATCGAACGACGGCCAAAAAGGAATGGGGCTGA